In the genome of Dermacentor silvarum isolate Dsil-2018 chromosome 1, BIME_Dsil_1.4, whole genome shotgun sequence, one region contains:
- the LOC119431140 gene encoding 1-phosphatidylinositol 3-phosphate 5-kinase produces MEPADYRRGAKKLDSPTSLTEFAPLSSDVKTKASGFSLSRFFKLSRAPRTGPIADSAVPEVRDESPCQCIPEDEVAPTPQSSPSATTECDSPVAATSAFTAEPQTVVPPLPEGRGELDVLYTRSFSGVLSRIAHIMDRGIVAPNAYKDADFKQYWMPDSNCRECYECGDKFTTFRRRHHCRICGQIFCSRCCNREIPGKIIGYRGDLRVCMYCCQVVLSYVKSLDLSADLRGVLSDLQNKLGMMRMEEEDSTSPDTGTWGSSGRRKTSVGFREEALVVPKGDTEDYSPSDKSGFQTPSPGRTPVYDKMFIRELWSQIQHPVHGVSFQTHRHRLHSYSNCVVGNELVDWLVAQGKVSSRGEAISIGQALIDSNFLEPVLPHEPIFIDAYSLYKPGSDNQTDVGPSHSNSPPDEVVEENQDPLWVSEIQPAGSLSPFAVMDDALRVDKMPTDRLDSAMPYKEKKRLAASTSTFFLNLDLKESRVTVSRPRDSLAISPEEEEPEDTRRSRWDSHRSAINSEICNRTIADDCVSGALYASCSMNNPGQQKSVLDETKVKETKESLNSAYSVLEKDLLNQLLAADGLPLPWAEVVLPIVHRVANTVTPDVKHLDDDMDIRQYVHIKKIPGGHRTECVVVNGVVCTKNVVHKKMRQQLTNPRILLVGSSIVYQRVENKLSSLDPILMQECEYLKHVVAKIQVFQPDLLLVEKTVSRLAQEKLLQMDVTLAINVKPSVMERVSRCTQSAIVSSIDAQLRKPNLGSCQNFFVKTYLLPSNRFKTLLFFDGCSSTLGCTILLRGGSGTELKKVKNIIRFMLYVAFNWRLELAFLMDEHAQPPARLHVAEDDMENEVEENCAVHDEGLAASDHAEQKVSLGPEDSTRKVEISCVEDFSDPLHTLLNSDEDAAAITEHRLSLKSQVLPLSNSFKLALDSTILCCSPFIRLTVPYLKTEAGRRCELRKFFSDEIYWSPKTCDTEEVWNKMEPDDSSLSTLSAKNTLEKVVILPYHPFTYQKLSYFWESVEAEALLADFRARGGRIQNLCHHNFGKVETSQGHSPTNGAGATADQHIWDGRTDALSPYNHQRVAVLFCSYSPTSSNAPYFCVNPWVVNMDFYGRNDIPLGGFLERYCFRSSYTCPNASCDTPMLEHVRKFVHENGCIQILLHHLDNPPSTAQSSILMWSWCRKCRFVTPLTTMSEETWSLSFAKYLELRFHGHAYTCRGSHEQCQHSLHHDHYQYFASQQVVASFKYSPIAIREVALPPPVISIVDEIPQVSVVVDEIRDLALKGYWVYNTVVETLCSLRAQVQATKYEAFAADLMEMQQTEKNAFKEKIEDIQLQLTSPNLKKCQSQDPSTLDTCVLNEACSLAWKINDSLVLLKHYIADAVNCWNKRLQDFESVRKREEKLLAKSSQMKKPTSSLGADTTAFPDDQIGAVKHELNENIDTASSLGDSDSAGDADIVEGHFSIEPHQMVDISRDDNVALLPDDSFSPPTGTALRVSSSSSSVSSCMYGASPGIYAGLMGQDTNTPKQDNYSQAPGLEDSTESKKSTALRSHERSRSDGAERLLENRTKLSAASKADDDVPGKQEKRGTVKTIISQLLSSSGSNPIQSPFPASDHFNVSHGARIPIVIYDQEPSSIIAHALASTDYEQKLAELQSTLTTALSQLREQPSPTTKAPAENAMVDFNDLALCSSQETDKRTGHKNPNMHIETQFSDATSQFYCRIFFAEQFRKLRCLIFPHGEDRFIHSLSRCVSWSAQGGKSGSSFCKTHDDRFILKQMSRYEVQSFLEFAPLYFQYVSSACTDRQPTVLAKIVGVFRIGYKNSATNAASKLDLLVMENLFYKRNIAQKFDLKGSVRNRMVNTRSQTEGDVVLLDENLLKTTCDSPLYVRPHSKTVLSLAIRNDANFLSDNSVMDYSLLVGFDNDRKELVVGIIDYIRTFTWDKKLEMVVKSTVTLRGHGKLPTIVWPNLYRVRFCEAMDKYFLCVPDHWSGLGRGVEC; encoded by the coding sequence ATGGAGCCCGCTGATTACCGTCGCGGAGCGAAGAAACTCGACTCGCCCACGTCGCTCACCGAGTTTGCTCCTCTTAGCTCCGACGTGAAAACTAAAGCCAGTGGGTTTTCTCTGAGCCGATTCTTCAAGCTTTCACGAGCACCGAGAACTGGTCCTATCGCGGACTCCGCAGTGCCTGAAGTGCGCGACGAGAGTCCCTGTCAATGCATCCCCGAAGACGAAGTTGCTCCTACTCCACAATCATCGCCCAGTGCCACGACCGAATGCGACTCTCCCGTGGCTGCTACATCTGCGTTCACTGCTGAGCCACAGACAGTAGTGCCACCACTTCCCGAAGGCAGAGGAGAACTGGACGTTTTGTACACACGCAGTTTCTCTGGTGTGTTGAGTCGTATCGCCCACATCATGGACCGCGGTATCGTGGCCCCAAATGCGTACAAAGACGCAGATTTCAAACAGTACTGGATGCCGGACAGCAACTGCAGAGAGTGCTACGAATGCGGCGACAAGTTCACAACTTTTCGTCGGCGCcaccattgtaggatttgtggcCAGATATTCTGCAGCCGCTGCTGTAACCGTGAGATTCCCGGTAAAATAATCGGATATAGAGGGGACTTGCGGGTTTGTATGTACTGTTGTCAAGTGGTATTATCGTATGTCAAATCGCTGGACTTGAGTGCTGATTTGCGTGGAGTCCTATCGGACCTGCAGAACAAGCTGGGTATGATGCGCATGGAAGAGGAAGACTCCACTTCACCTGATACTGGCACATGGGGTTCTTCAGGCAGAAGAAAGACTTCGGTAGGATTTCGGGAAGAAGCTTTAGTCGTTCCGAAGGGAGACACGGAAGATTACAGCCCTTCAGATAAGTCTGGTTTCCAAACACCTTCACCAGGCAGGACGCCTGTCTACGACAAGATGTTCATTCGTGAGTTGTGGTCTCAGATACAACACCCAGTTCATGGAGTCTCTTTTCAGACCCACCGGCACCGTCTACATTCCTACAGCAATTGTGTGGTTGGGAATGAACTTGTGGACTGGCTTGTGGCACAGGGAAAGGTCTCTTCACGAGGGGAGGCAATTTCAATTGGACAGGCTTTGATTGATAGCAATTTCCTGGAGCCTGTGCTACCCCATGAACCAATATTTATTGATGCCTATTCTCTATATAAGCCTGGTTCAGACAATCAGACAGATGTTGGCCCAAGCCATTCAAACAGCCCTCCTGATGAAGTTGTGGAGGAGAATCAAGATCCTCTTTGGGTTTCTGAAATTCAACCCGCTGGCAGCCTTTCTCCTTTTGCCGTTATGGATGATGCACTCAGAGTAGATAAGATGCCAACTGATCGCTTGGACAGTGCAATGCCATACAAGGAAAAGAAACGACTTGCAGCATCAACATCAACGTTTTTTCTCAATCTTGATTTAAAAGAATCCAGAGTAACTGTGTCAAGACCACGAGACTCACTAGCCATATCCCCAGAGGAGGAAGAACCTGAGGATACAAGGCGAAGCCGCTGGGACTCCCATCGTAGTGCTATAAATAGTGAAATCTGTAATCGCACtattgcagatgactgtgtcagTGGAGCTTTGTATGCAAGCTGCAGCATGAATAACCCTGGCCAGCAGAAGTCTGTTCTTGATGAAACAAAGGTGAAAGAAACGAAAGAGAGTTTGAACTCGGCCTATAGTGTGCTTGAGAAAGACCTGTTGAACCAGCTTCTAGCTGCTGATGGGCTTCCGTTACCTTGGGCTGAGGTAGTGTTGCCAATAGTTCACAGAGTCGCCAACACTGTAACACCTGATGTGAAGCACCTGGATGATGACATGGATATTCGGCAGTATGTTCATATAAAGAAGATTCCAGGTGGACACAGAACCGAATGTGTTGTTGTCAATGGCGTTGTTTGCACAAAGAATGTTGTTCACAAAAAAATGCGACAACAGTTGACTAATCCACGCATTCTTCTTGTGGGCTCATCAATTGTGTACCAGCGAGTTGAAAACAAGCTTTCCTCACTTGACCCTATTCTTATGCAAGAATGTGAGTATCTCAAGCATGTTGTCGCCAAGATACAGGTCTTTCAGCCAGACTTGCTTCTTGTTGAAAAAACAGTGTCTCGGCTGGCACAAGAAAAGCTTTTGCAGATGGATGTTACTCTAGCAATCAATGTGAAGCCATCGGTTATGGAACGAGTTTCACGATGCACTCAATCAGCTATTGTTAGCTCCATAGATGCCCAGCTTCGAAAGCCTAACTTGGGTTCCTGCCAAAACTTTTTTGTGAAGACCTATCTACTCCCATCAAACAGATTCAAGACACTTCTGTTTTTCGACGGATGCTCTAGCACACTGGGATGCACTATTCTATTGAGAGGAGGTTCGGGAACTGAACTAAAGAAAGTCAAGAACATAATTCGTTTCATGCTATATGTAGCTTTTAACTGGCGACTAGAGCTGGCTTTCTTGATGGATGAACATGCTCAACCACCGGCACGGTTACACGTTGCCGAGGATGACATGGAAAATGAAGTTGAAGAGAACTGTGCAGTGCATGATGAAGGCCTTGCTGCATCAGACCACGCAGAACAGAAGGTGTCATTGGGGCCAGAGGACAGCACAAGAAAAGTTGAGATTAGCTGCGTTGAAGACTTCAGTGACCCACTCCACACTTTGTTGAACTCAGATGAAGATGCGGCTGCAATCACAGAGCACAGACTTTCATTGAAGTCGCAAGTTCTGCCACTAAGTAACTCATTTAAGTTAGCCCTGGATTCAACAATTCTATGTTGTTCACCCTTTATTAGGCTCACAGTGCCCTACCTGAAGACTGAAGCTGGTCGTCGCTGTGAACTGCGCAAGTTTTTCTCTGATGAAATTTACTGGTCTCCTAAAACATGCGACACTGAGGAAGTGTGGAACAAAATGGAACCTGATGATTCATCATTGAGCACATTGAGTGCTAAGAATACGCTGGAAAAGGTGGTCATTCTTCCATATCACCCTTTTACGTATCAGAAGCTTTCATACTTTTGGGAATCGGTTGAAGCAGAAGCACTGCTAGCCGACTTTCGGGCACGTGGTGGAAGAATCCAGAACCTTTGCCATCACAACTTTGGCAAGGTTGAAACTTCCCAAGGACATTCACCAACCAATGGGGCTGGGGCCACAGCAGACCAGCACATCTGGGATGGCAGAACTGATGCTCTCAGTCCCTACAACCATCAAAGAGTTGCTGTGCTTTTCTGTAGCTATTCACCAACTTCAAGCAATGCGCCGTACTTCTGTGTAAATCCATGGGTAGTCAATATGGACTTTTATGGTCGCAATGACATTCCACTTGGTGGTTTCCTAGAGCGCTATTGCTTTAGATCATCCTACACATGTCCCAATGCATCTTGTGACACCCCCATGCTGGAGCATGTGCGCAAGTTTGTTCATGAAAATGGTTGTATTCAAATTCTGTTGCATCACTTAGACAATCCACCATCCACAGCCCAGAGTTCTATTCTCATGTGGAGTTGGTGCCGTAAATGTCGCTTTGTGACACCACTTACTACAATGAGTGAGGAGACATGGTCACTTTCATTTGCCAAATACCTGGAGCTGCGTTTTCATGGTCATGCATACACATGCAGGGGCTCACATGAGCAGTGTCAACATTCTTTACACCATGATCACTATCAATACTTCGCTTCACAGCAAGTAGTGGCATCTTTCAAGTACTCACCTATTGCAATTAGGGAAGTGGCTTTGCCTCCACCTGTGATCTCCATTGTTGATGAAATTCCTCAAGTAAGTGTAGTTGTTGATGAGATTAGGGACTTGGCACTTAAAGGCTACTGGGTTTATAACACTGTCGTTGAGACATTGTGCTCCCTTAGGGCACAAGTGCAGGCTACTAAATACGAAGCTTTTGCTGCAGACCTCATGGAAATGCAGCAAACTGAGAAGAATGCCTTTAAAGAGAAAATAGAAGATATTCAGCTCCAGCTGACATCACCAAATTTGAAAAAGTGCCAATCTCAAGATCCATCTACATTGGACACATGCGTCCTCAATGAGGCATGTTCACTGGCCTGGAAAATAAATGACAGCCTTGTCTTGCTAAAACACTATATTGCAGATGCCGTTAACTGTTGGAACAAAAGGTTACAAGACTTTGAATCCGtcagaaaaagagaagaaaagttGTTGGCAAAATCAAGCCAAATGAAGAAGCCCACATCTTCACTTGGAGCTGACACCACAGCATTTCCAGATGACCAGATAGGTGCAGTCAAGCATGAACTCAATGAAAACATAGACACAGCCAGCAGTCTGGGAGATAGTGATTCTGCTGGAGATGCAGACATTGTGGAGGGCCACTTCAGCATTGAACCACATCAAATGGTGGATATAAGCAGGGATGACAATGTTGCATTACTACCCGACGACAGCTTTAGTCCTCCTACTGGCACGGCACTACGGGTGTCAAGTAGTAGCTCATCAGTTTCAAGCTGTATGTATGGCGCTTCTCCAGGCATATATGCTGGTCTTATGGGCCAAGACACCAATACTCCAAAGCAGGACAACTATAGTCAAGCACCGGGGTTGGAAGATAGCACAGAGTCAAAGAAGTCTACAGCCTTAAGGAGCCACGAACGGTCTCGTTCCGATGGTGCAGAACGCTTGCTTGAAAATCGTACCAAACTGTCCGCTGCATCCAAAGCAGATGATGACGTGCCTGGCAAGCAGGAAAAAAGAGGAACTGTTAAAACCATTATCAGCCAGCTTCTGTCTAGCTCTGGAAGCAATCCTATTCAAAGCCCATTTCCTGCATCAGACCACTTTAATGTGTCGCATGGCGCCAGAATTCCCATCGTTATATACGACCAGGAACCCAGCTCTATTATTGCTCATGCTCTTGCTTCCACGGATTACGAACAGAAACTTGCAGAGCTGCAGTCAACCCTGACAACAGCTCTAAGCCAGTTGCGAGAGCAGCCTAGTCCAACTACAAAAGCACCTGCAGAGAATGCTATGGTAGATTTTAATGATCTGGCTCTTTGTAGCAGCCAGGAAACAGACAAGCGAACTGGACACAAGAACCCCAACATGCACATTGAAACCCAGTTCAGTGATGCAACATCACAGTTTTACTGCCGCATATTTTTTGCTGAACAGTTCAGAAAATTGCGATGTCTCATTTTTCCTCACGGAGAAGATCGCTTCATCCACTCACTTTCTCGATGTGTGTCTTGGAGTGCACAAGGTGGGAAGTCTGGTTCTTCATTCTGCAAAACACATGATGACCGTTTCATCTTGAAGCAAATGTCTCGTTACGAGGTCCAGTCTTTTCTTGAATTTGCACCCCTGTACTTTCAATATGTAAGCAGTGCTTGTACAGACAGGCAACCCACCGTATTGGCCAAGATAGTTGGTGTGTTCCGCATCGGGTACAAGAACTCTGCCACCAATGCTGCATCCAAGCTAGACCTTCTGGTCATGGAGAACCTTTTCTACAAGCGTAACATTGCTCAAAAGTTTGACCTCAAGGGTTCTGTGCGTAACCGTATGGTAAATACACGCTCACAAACTGAAGGTGATGTGGTTCTCTTAGATGAAAACTTGCTGAAGACAACATGCGATTCTCCTCTGTATGTTCGACCGCATTCCAAAACTGTCCTGTCTCTGGCTATCAGGAATGATGCAAATTTTTTGTCTGATAATTCTGTCATGGACTATTCATTGCTTGTTGGCTTTGACAACGACCGAAAAGAGCTGGTGGTTGGTATAATAGACTACATACGTACCTTCACCTGGGACAAGAAGCTCGAGATGGTGGTGAAGTCAACTGTGACTCTTCGGGGCCATGGGAAACTTCCCACAATTGTGTGGCCAAACCTTTACAGAGTTCGGTTCTGTGAAGCAATGGACAAGTACTTTCTGTGTGTACCTGATCACTGGAGTGGCCTAGGCAGAGGCGTCGAGTGTTGA